TCGCAGTACTCCGCGAACTCGTCGTCCGTCTTCCGGGCGAAGTGCGTCGCGTGCTGGGTGCGCTCCTCCCGGTACTCCATGAAGGGAACGGCGAATCCGCACGAGTCGCTGATCCGTACCGCGCCGACCAGGATGATCGCCCGCGCGCTCGGCCCGTCCGCGTCCGCGAAGTGCCCGATGTACTCGGCCCAGCGCGGATCGTCCCGGAAGACCGGTTCCCCCCGCCCGTGCACCCGCAGGATCTTCGGCGGTCCGTCGAACGCGCACCACATCAGGGTGATGCGGCCGTTCTCGCGCAGATGGGCGATGGTCTCCGCGCCGCTGCCGCCGAAGTCGAGATAGGCGAGCGTCGACTCGTCCAGTACGACGAGGCTGCCGGAGCGGCCCTTGGGCGAGAGATTGACGTGACCGTCATCGGCGCGCGGGGCCGTTGCGGTGAAGAAGAGGGGCTGTTCCTCGATGAATGTACGGATGCGGCCGTCGATTCGTTCGTAGTGCTTTCCCATGGCATTTATTGTCGGCGCCGACAATCGCGCGCGTCGAGACCGAGGGACGGGATGGGCCGGGACGCATGACGAGGAAGAAGTCCACGCACGACGTACGCGTCCGACGGGTCTACGAGCCGCCGGCGCCGGACGACGGGACTCGGGTGCTCGTCGACCGGCTCTGGCCGCGCGGGCTCGCCAAGACCGAGGCCTCGTTCGACGACTGGCTCAAGGACGCGGCCCCCTCGGCCGAGCTGCGGAAGTGGTACGGGCACGACCCGGGGAAGTTCGAGGAGTTCGCCGACCGCTACCGCGCCGAGCTGGCGGCGGCCGGATCTGCCTCGGGCGACGCCCTGGAACGGCTCAGGGAACTGGCCACCGACGACACCCTCACCCTGCTCACCGCCACCAAGGACCTGGACCACAGCCACCCCCTGGTACTGGCGGCGGAGGTCACGGAGAGCACCGGGGGGACCACTCAGGGACTGCTTTGACAAAACATACGGAGGACTGCATAGTTATACCCATCAGCGTATGCACCGTAAGGAGAAACCCGTGACCGAGCGCGTCGTACTCGCCTACTCGGGAGGCCTGGACACCTCCGTCGCCATCGGCTGGATCGCCGAGGAGACGGGCGCCGAGGTCATCGCCGTCGCCGTGGATGTCGGTCAGGGCGGCGAGGACCTCGACGTCATCCGCAAGCGCGCGCTCGCCTGCGGTGCGGTCGAGGCCGAGGTCGCGGACGCCAAGGACGAGTTCGCCGAGGAGTACTGCCTCCCGGCGATCAAGGCCAACGCGCTCTACATGGACCGCTACCCGCTGGTCTCGGCGCTCTCCCGGCCGACGATCGTCAAGCACCTCGTGGCCGCCGCCAAGAAGCACGGCGCCGACACCGTCGCCCACGGCTGCACCGGCAAGGGCAACGACCAGGTCCGTTTCGAGGCCGGCATCGTCGCCCTCGCCCCCGGGCTGAAGTGCATCGCCCCGGTCCGCGACTACGCGATGACCCGCGACAAGGCGATCGCCTTCAGCGAGGAGAAGAGCCTCCCGATCGCGACCACCAAGAAGTCCCCGTACTCCATCGACCAGAACGTCTTCGGACGGGCCGTCGAGACGGGCTTCCTGGAGGACATCTGGAACGCCCCGATCGAGGACATCTACGAGTACACCTCCAACCCGGCGGAGCCCCGCGAGGCCGACGAGGTCGTCATCTCCTTCAAGGAGGGCGTCCCGGTCGCCATCGACGGCAAGCCCGTCTCGGTCCTCCAGGCGATCCAGCAGCTCAACGAGCGGGCGGGCGGCCAGGGCATCGGCCGGATCGACATGGTCGAGGACCGGCTCGTGGGCATCAAGTCCCGTGAGGTGTACGAGGCGCCGGGCGCGATCGCGCTGATCACCGCCCACCAGGAGCTGGAGAACGTCACCGTCGAGCGCGAACTGGCCCGCTACAAGCGGCAGGTCGAGCAGCGGTGGGGCGAGATGGTCTACGACGGCCTGTGGTTCTCCCCGCTGAAGCGGGCCCTGGACGGCTTCATCAACGAGGCCAACCAGCACGTCACCGGCGACATCCGGATGACCCTGCACGGCGGCCGGGCCGTCGTCACCGGCCGGCGCTCCGAGGAGTCGCTGTACGACTTCAACCTGGCCACGTACGACTCGGGCGACACCTTCGACCAGTCCAAGGCGCAGGGCTTCATCGAGCTGTTCGGTCTCTCGGCGAAGATCGCCGCGAAGCGCGACCTGGCCTGATCCGACCGAGCCCGTCCGGCGATCGACGACCGCACCCCCAAGGAGCACCCCCGCAGTGAGCAGCAACACCGGTGACGTCCGGCTCTGGGGCGGCCGTTTCGCCGACGGCCCCGCCGAGGCCCTG
The nucleotide sequence above comes from Streptomyces sp. NBC_01716. Encoded proteins:
- a CDS encoding pyridoxamine 5'-phosphate oxidase family protein; this encodes MGKHYERIDGRIRTFIEEQPLFFTATAPRADDGHVNLSPKGRSGSLVVLDESTLAYLDFGGSGAETIAHLRENGRITLMWCAFDGPPKILRVHGRGEPVFRDDPRWAEYIGHFADADGPSARAIILVGAVRISDSCGFAVPFMEYREERTQHATHFARKTDDEFAEYCEKKEYVGVSLDGLPALPLPLPARTDGAGAGSPPRTDQAAGS
- a CDS encoding DUF488 domain-containing protein encodes the protein MTRKKSTHDVRVRRVYEPPAPDDGTRVLVDRLWPRGLAKTEASFDDWLKDAAPSAELRKWYGHDPGKFEEFADRYRAELAAAGSASGDALERLRELATDDTLTLLTATKDLDHSHPLVLAAEVTESTGGTTQGLL
- a CDS encoding argininosuccinate synthase, with amino-acid sequence MTERVVLAYSGGLDTSVAIGWIAEETGAEVIAVAVDVGQGGEDLDVIRKRALACGAVEAEVADAKDEFAEEYCLPAIKANALYMDRYPLVSALSRPTIVKHLVAAAKKHGADTVAHGCTGKGNDQVRFEAGIVALAPGLKCIAPVRDYAMTRDKAIAFSEEKSLPIATTKKSPYSIDQNVFGRAVETGFLEDIWNAPIEDIYEYTSNPAEPREADEVVISFKEGVPVAIDGKPVSVLQAIQQLNERAGGQGIGRIDMVEDRLVGIKSREVYEAPGAIALITAHQELENVTVERELARYKRQVEQRWGEMVYDGLWFSPLKRALDGFINEANQHVTGDIRMTLHGGRAVVTGRRSEESLYDFNLATYDSGDTFDQSKAQGFIELFGLSAKIAAKRDLA